A single genomic interval of Deltaproteobacteria bacterium harbors:
- a CDS encoding nitroreductase: MELLEGIETRRSFRSFKPTEIDEETIHRILTAASNSPSYTNTQPWEVAVVCGKKKEELSRVLFELARAKAPTNPDLPVPEGWPPELEARSREHGTRRLSVLGVEREDRAKREELRLMNFRFYGAPCVIFLFTDRALSEWSIFDMGLFAENLILAAHSLGLGSCLQASVADYARAIREFLEIPETKRLIIAISIGYPDMGAKINAYRSLKQRPEEFTKWYR, encoded by the coding sequence ATGGAACTGCTCGAAGGGATTGAGACGAGGAGGTCTTTCCGTTCTTTCAAGCCCACAGAGATCGACGAGGAGACAATCCACCGGATTCTGACGGCTGCCAGTAACAGTCCCTCTTACACGAATACCCAGCCGTGGGAAGTCGCCGTGGTGTGCGGAAAAAAGAAAGAGGAACTGAGCAGAGTCCTTTTCGAACTGGCCAGGGCCAAAGCACCGACCAATCCTGATCTGCCCGTTCCAGAGGGCTGGCCGCCGGAGTTGGAGGCACGCTCAAGGGAGCACGGTACCAGGAGGCTCAGCGTACTCGGTGTGGAGAGGGAAGACAGAGCGAAGAGGGAAGAGCTGAGGTTGATGAATTTTCGGTTCTACGGTGCGCCATGTGTGATCTTTCTATTTACGGACCGGGCTCTGTCCGAATGGTCGATCTTCGATATGGGGCTCTTTGCCGAGAACCTGATTCTGGCGGCCCATTCGCTGGGCTTGGGAAGCTGCCTGCAGGCCTCGGTGGCAGACTATGCCCGCGCCATACGCGAATTCCTCGAAATACCCGAAACAAAGAGGCTGATCATCGCCATATCCATTGGCTACCCGGACATGGGTGCGAAAATAAACGCCTATCGGAGCCTTAAGCAAAGGCCAGAGGAGTTTACGAAGTGGTACCGGTAG
- a CDS encoding aspartate aminotransferase family protein translates to MSAQEHLLNEIEDTWNAIEKHAWIPWVSMAEVARKRQQPIIRKGEGVYLEDLQGKRYLDASSGPVAVNYGYGNTKIAAALKDQLSRLHFLHYRVALAEVVADLCRKIAQYTPGNLNRVHLNVTGSDAVEGALKIARAYFDDTSKNKVISLYGSYHGLSYGTLSVTGFSSFKDPFRLNVAPGGIHVPPPYCYRCPYGLAYPTCGLMCAKMIDRTIEAEGPDVIAAFIGEPIMGVGGVITPPKDYWPMVREICDKHDVLLIIDEVMSGWARTGKLFACEHWDIEPDMITMAKGLSGVYQSISAIAVHDRIFEKLRDKKLYHSHTQSCSPLACAAALAAIDLIENENLAERAAEKGRYLRERLEELKEDSPLIGDVRGKGLFQGIELVSDRDRKLRFTSRNPELRETLDRAFLERGMIIRLGGYDSDTLYFTPPLIIENHEIDRICEITREVLGEMDRLS, encoded by the coding sequence ATGAGTGCTCAGGAACATCTCTTAAATGAAATTGAGGACACATGGAATGCCATTGAAAAGCATGCCTGGATCCCCTGGGTCAGTATGGCGGAGGTTGCAAGGAAACGACAGCAGCCGATAATTCGAAAAGGAGAAGGGGTCTACCTGGAGGACCTCCAAGGGAAACGGTATCTCGATGCCTCTTCCGGCCCCGTGGCGGTCAACTACGGATACGGAAATACGAAGATCGCCGCTGCTCTGAAAGACCAATTGAGCAGACTCCATTTCCTCCATTACCGGGTCGCTTTGGCCGAAGTGGTAGCCGATCTGTGCAGAAAGATAGCCCAATATACACCCGGCAATCTCAACAGGGTACATCTAAACGTGACCGGCTCTGACGCCGTTGAGGGAGCCCTTAAGATAGCAAGGGCGTACTTCGATGACACGTCGAAGAACAAGGTAATCTCGTTGTACGGGTCTTACCACGGACTCTCATACGGAACACTGAGTGTCACGGGTTTTTCTTCTTTTAAGGATCCGTTCAGATTGAACGTGGCTCCGGGCGGTATCCATGTACCCCCGCCTTACTGTTACAGGTGCCCTTACGGTCTTGCCTATCCGACCTGCGGGCTTATGTGCGCAAAGATGATCGATCGAACCATAGAGGCAGAGGGCCCGGATGTCATAGCGGCTTTTATCGGTGAGCCGATCATGGGGGTTGGAGGCGTGATAACCCCTCCGAAAGACTACTGGCCGATGGTAAGGGAGATCTGTGACAAACACGACGTTCTACTCATCATCGACGAGGTCATGTCCGGCTGGGCAAGAACGGGGAAGCTCTTTGCCTGCGAGCACTGGGATATCGAGCCCGACATGATTACGATGGCGAAGGGCCTGAGCGGCGTATACCAGAGCATCAGTGCAATAGCCGTGCATGACAGGATCTTCGAGAAACTCAGGGATAAGAAGCTCTACCACTCACACACCCAATCCTGCAGTCCGCTCGCGTGTGCAGCGGCGCTGGCAGCCATAGATCTCATAGAGAATGAAAATCTCGCCGAAAGGGCGGCAGAAAAGGGCAGATACTTGCGGGAAAGACTCGAAGAGCTCAAGGAAGATTCGCCCCTCATCGGCGATGTGAGGGGCAAGGGATTGTTCCAGGGAATAGAGCTGGTCAGTGACAGAGACCGAAAACTCAGATTCACCTCGCGCAACCCGGAACTCAGAGAGACTCTCGACAGGGCGTTCCTGGAAAGGGGGATGATCATCCGGTTGGGAGGCTATGACTCGGACACCCTCTACTTTACTCCCCCCCTGATCATCGAAAACCATGAGATAGACAGGATCTGCGAGATCACTCGCGAGGTTCTGGGGGAGATGGATCGACTGAGTTAG
- a CDS encoding phosphotriesterase-related protein, producing MAERIRTVLGDISPGELGITLMHEHLLCDLTCLFEPPPQVTARRLAGERVDIENLGVLHRNPFAIRDNLLLDDVELAAQEIKRFRWAGGNTVVEATCVGMGRDVAGLRRIAVETGLNIVAGCGYYVDSSHPPYLETRSVDEITAELVDEIEGGIEGTGIRPGIIGEIGTSQQITPTEEKVLRAAARAQAETGLPVSVHPYFRDGKWHALEILDILEAEGADPGRVIICHMDGNPDVEYGRSVARRGAYIEYDTFGKEYTRTDKSYELPKDTQRVKSIQYLAQEGFVDRILLSQDVCFKMDLHRYGGWGYDHILTNVLPMFHAAGTGDDTLHRILEVNPAKALSITK from the coding sequence ATGGCCGAAAGGATCCGCACCGTCCTCGGTGACATATCTCCTGGTGAGCTGGGCATCACCCTCATGCACGAGCACCTGCTCTGCGACCTCACCTGCCTGTTTGAACCTCCTCCCCAGGTGACAGCCAGGAGGCTCGCCGGAGAGAGAGTGGACATCGAAAACCTTGGGGTCTTGCACAGAAACCCCTTTGCCATACGGGACAACCTGCTTCTGGACGATGTCGAACTTGCCGCGCAAGAGATCAAGAGATTTCGATGGGCAGGGGGCAACACGGTTGTGGAAGCGACCTGTGTCGGCATGGGGAGGGATGTGGCCGGACTGAGGAGAATAGCCGTTGAAACCGGGCTGAACATAGTAGCGGGATGTGGGTACTACGTCGATTCTTCACATCCCCCTTACCTCGAGACCAGGAGCGTAGACGAGATAACCGCCGAACTCGTCGACGAGATAGAAGGGGGAATAGAAGGCACGGGGATCAGGCCCGGGATAATCGGTGAAATCGGTACGAGCCAGCAGATTACCCCGACAGAGGAGAAGGTTCTCCGGGCCGCGGCGAGGGCTCAGGCGGAGACGGGGCTGCCCGTTTCTGTTCATCCTTACTTTCGTGACGGGAAATGGCATGCCCTGGAGATACTCGACATCCTGGAAGCAGAAGGAGCAGATCCCGGCAGGGTCATCATCTGCCACATGGATGGAAACCCGGATGTCGAATATGGAAGGTCGGTGGCAAGACGCGGTGCCTACATCGAGTACGATACCTTTGGCAAAGAGTACACTAGAACGGATAAGTCCTACGAACTTCCCAAGGACACCCAGCGGGTCAAGTCGATTCAGTATCTGGCCCAGGAAGGATTCGTGGACCGGATCCTTCTCTCCCAGGACGTCTGCTTCAAGATGGACCTCCACAGATACGGAGGCTGGGGATACGATCACATTCTGACAAATGTCCTCCCCATGTTCCATGCAGCAGGTACCGGAGACGACACGTTACATCGTATCCTCGAGGTCAACCCCGCAAAGGCCCTGAGCATCACCAAGTGA
- a CDS encoding 3-methyl-2-oxobutanoate dehydrogenase subunit beta, with protein sequence MRHYQIPAVELLGPGHLACPGCGAAVGMRLALKALGKKTILVIPACCWSIVPGAFPHSAIDVPIYNTAFETGGAAAAGIVAALDILGDEETTVVTWAGDGGTFDIGIQSLSGAAERNDNFIYICNDNEAYMNTGIQRSSATPYLAWTTTTPAGNPKERPKKNMLEIMADHRIPYVASVTIAYPEDMIRKIRKAKSIYGTKFIHLLSPCPPGWRIPSEKVVHVSRLAVRARVFPLLEIEDGERYTVNVHPDAIPVREYLKAQGRFSHLTEEQIDEIQSNVDREWRRLLKRTQFSSAVFDVARR encoded by the coding sequence ATGCGACACTATCAGATTCCTGCCGTGGAACTCCTGGGCCCGGGACACCTGGCCTGTCCCGGGTGTGGTGCTGCAGTGGGTATGCGCCTGGCCCTCAAGGCCCTGGGCAAGAAGACCATCCTCGTGATTCCCGCCTGCTGCTGGTCGATTGTCCCGGGGGCCTTTCCCCATTCGGCCATTGATGTGCCCATCTACAACACGGCGTTCGAGACAGGGGGGGCTGCGGCAGCCGGAATCGTGGCAGCCCTGGATATTCTGGGCGATGAGGAGACGACCGTTGTCACCTGGGCGGGGGACGGAGGGACCTTCGACATCGGTATTCAATCCCTCTCAGGTGCAGCCGAGCGGAACGACAATTTCATTTACATCTGCAATGACAACGAGGCGTATATGAATACCGGCATTCAGCGGAGCTCGGCTACGCCCTATCTGGCCTGGACCACCACCACACCGGCCGGGAATCCCAAGGAGCGTCCCAAGAAGAATATGCTCGAGATCATGGCAGATCACCGGATTCCGTATGTTGCCAGCGTCACCATAGCCTACCCCGAGGACATGATCCGGAAGATAAGAAAGGCCAAGAGTATCTACGGAACCAAATTCATACATCTCCTCTCCCCCTGCCCCCCTGGGTGGCGGATTCCCTCTGAAAAAGTGGTCCATGTGTCGCGGCTGGCCGTGAGGGCCAGGGTGTTTCCCCTCTTGGAGATCGAGGACGGCGAGCGATACACCGTGAACGTCCATCCGGACGCTATTCCCGTGAGGGAGTATCTGAAAGCTCAGGGCCGCTTCAGCCACCTGACGGAGGAACAGATCGACGAGATCCAGTCGAATGTAGACCGGGAGTGGAGGCGACTCCTCAAACGCACCCAGTTCAGTTCGGCCGTTTTCGATGTAGCCCGCCGGTAG
- a CDS encoding zinc-dependent alcohol dehydrogenase family protein, whose amino-acid sequence MRAMVLEEISPVEKEPLKMKELPQPEPGPGEILVRVSACGVCHTELDEIEGRIEPKLPVVLGHEVIGRVEKSGSGGGKYSPGDRVGIAWINSACGKCRFCRGGRENLCLEFKATGCDVDGGYAEYTRVPEEFAYPIPERFSDSEAAPLLCAGAIGYRDLMLSGLEKGQALGLFGFGASAHIVLQIAKYWGCEVFVFTRGAQHRDLARKLGADWAGGPEDRPPRKVDCAIDFTPVGETVPRALRVLDKGGRLVLAVIRKRNPIPPLDYVELLWDEKEVKSVANVTRQDVRSFLALAAEIPIVPEVQEFRLDEANRALILLKQGRIQGAGVLRMAG is encoded by the coding sequence ATGAGAGCCATGGTACTTGAGGAGATTTCGCCCGTTGAGAAGGAACCCCTGAAGATGAAAGAACTGCCCCAACCCGAGCCCGGGCCTGGCGAGATCCTGGTAAGGGTTTCTGCGTGTGGGGTCTGCCATACCGAACTCGACGAGATCGAAGGGAGAATCGAGCCAAAACTCCCGGTAGTCCTCGGGCACGAGGTCATCGGAAGAGTGGAGAAGTCAGGTTCAGGGGGTGGAAAATACAGCCCGGGAGACCGGGTGGGGATCGCCTGGATAAATTCCGCCTGCGGGAAGTGTCGATTCTGCCGGGGAGGGAGGGAAAACCTCTGTTTGGAATTCAAGGCCACCGGATGCGACGTCGATGGGGGGTATGCCGAATATACCAGGGTTCCAGAGGAGTTTGCCTACCCTATCCCCGAAAGGTTTTCCGACTCTGAGGCCGCTCCCCTTCTCTGTGCGGGCGCAATCGGGTATCGTGACCTGATGCTGTCCGGCCTGGAAAAGGGGCAGGCCCTCGGGCTTTTCGGGTTTGGGGCTTCGGCCCATATCGTCCTTCAGATAGCCAAGTACTGGGGATGTGAGGTGTTTGTCTTTACGAGGGGGGCACAGCACAGGGATCTTGCCAGAAAGCTGGGAGCCGACTGGGCAGGCGGACCAGAGGACAGACCACCGAGAAAGGTAGATTGTGCCATCGATTTCACCCCTGTGGGGGAGACCGTACCTCGCGCCCTGAGGGTCCTGGACAAAGGCGGAAGGTTGGTGCTGGCGGTTATCAGAAAACGGAATCCCATTCCACCCCTGGACTATGTCGAGCTTCTATGGGATGAGAAGGAGGTAAAGAGCGTTGCCAACGTGACCAGGCAGGATGTCCGGTCTTTTCTGGCTCTGGCCGCAGAGATTCCAATTGTTCCGGAAGTCCAGGAATTTCGACTGGACGAAGCCAACAGGGCCCTGATCCTCCTCAAGCAGGGGAGGATTCAAGGAGCAGGGGTTCTGAGGATGGCCGGTTAG
- a CDS encoding PAS domain S-box protein, producing the protein MSESREGIFYFLLDSLGEGVIFFDCDDRVEWTNGTFQRMRGRIEAGDLVGRSIFDCHPSRDHEAVSRILDDLKTGRETTRYHRARRSGIVGAERDSYYDIFYTAVRNRSGDYLGTAMIIRDVGEIRNLEAQVARSEQRYKDLIENIDSGIFSLDGKGRITYANNGLLKMLGYRLNETINRHWTELFSPERRDEAAHILDRVSSEGKGTVFETRLLNQEGDLIDALINLSVLKIDPEESCMVRGIVTDITARKELERRAMERERFEGVIEMAGAACHHLNQPLVNILMRVQMLLKEMDTEDPHYRNVKILEAEALRMGNITRKIQNITSYETEPYVEGRSRIIDLERASGKKQ; encoded by the coding sequence GTGAGCGAATCCAGGGAGGGTATCTTTTACTTTCTCCTCGACAGCCTGGGGGAAGGGGTTATCTTCTTCGATTGCGACGACAGGGTCGAGTGGACCAACGGGACGTTTCAGAGAATGCGGGGGAGGATCGAGGCAGGGGATCTGGTGGGGCGCTCCATCTTCGACTGCCACCCTTCAAGGGATCACGAGGCGGTCTCACGGATCCTCGATGACCTCAAGACAGGACGGGAGACCACCCGGTATCATCGGGCCAGGCGTTCCGGCATCGTTGGTGCCGAAAGGGATTCCTATTATGATATCTTCTATACAGCCGTCAGGAACCGTTCGGGCGACTACCTGGGCACGGCAATGATCATAAGGGACGTGGGGGAGATACGGAATCTCGAAGCTCAGGTGGCGCGGTCTGAACAGAGGTACAAAGACCTGATCGAAAACATCGACTCAGGGATCTTCTCCCTCGACGGGAAGGGAAGAATCACATACGCAAACAACGGCCTGCTGAAGATGCTCGGTTACCGTCTGAACGAAACGATCAACCGGCACTGGACCGAGCTTTTCAGTCCGGAAAGGAGGGATGAGGCCGCGCATATCTTGGATCGTGTCTCCTCCGAAGGCAAGGGGACGGTTTTCGAAACCCGTCTGCTGAACCAGGAAGGGGACCTGATCGACGCTCTGATCAACCTCTCCGTTCTCAAGATCGATCCCGAGGAATCATGCATGGTTCGGGGAATCGTGACCGATATTACCGCCCGGAAGGAGTTGGAAAGACGGGCCATGGAAAGGGAGCGGTTCGAAGGGGTGATCGAGATGGCAGGGGCGGCGTGTCATCACCTCAACCAGCCCCTTGTCAATATCCTCATGAGGGTCCAGATGCTCCTGAAGGAGATGGACACGGAGGACCCCCACTACCGCAACGTGAAGATACTCGAGGCAGAGGCCCTCAGGATGGGGAACATTACCCGGAAGATTCAGAATATCACGAGCTACGAGACCGAACCTTATGTGGAGGGCCGCTCCAGGATTATCGATCTCGAGAGGGCTTCGGGGAAGAAGCAGTAA
- a CDS encoding CYTH domain-containing protein → MKRSSSEESEATFIIRSESPEAVAQQIARLTSIGGYRLVVRKSQEIHDLYLDTPGRMLEARDLALRIREIGGAHWLALKGRSRPSQWGGVTRLEIEGLWCEKSLARITGELTDRGIRLPRSRLGYDPLHPLDSMRGLGFRVIQDRETRRQLRDVIPAGNERSGRIAELAIDSVAYHFGDRVVRHHEVELEAKRENALTPLETVMEELTRRYSGKLQRWDYGKLATGKAIGALLDRRELEGLLDARGHLKPPAYDRIAALLQDRFDSFHFSA, encoded by the coding sequence ATGAAGAGATCAAGTTCCGAGGAGTCTGAGGCGACCTTTATCATACGGTCTGAGAGTCCCGAGGCAGTGGCCCAACAGATCGCCCGTCTCACCTCGATTGGTGGTTACCGCCTGGTGGTGCGGAAGTCCCAGGAGATTCACGACCTCTACCTCGACACACCGGGGCGAATGCTTGAGGCCAGAGATTTGGCCCTCAGGATCAGGGAGATAGGGGGAGCCCACTGGCTTGCCCTGAAGGGGCGGTCCCGACCCAGCCAGTGGGGCGGTGTAACCCGCCTCGAAATCGAAGGATTGTGGTGTGAGAAGAGCTTGGCCAGGATCACCGGAGAACTGACGGACAGGGGAATCAGGCTGCCGAGGAGTCGCCTGGGATACGACCCTCTCCACCCCCTCGATTCCATGAGAGGTCTTGGGTTCCGAGTCATTCAGGACCGGGAAACCCGAAGGCAGCTGAGAGATGTCATCCCCGCGGGCAACGAAAGAAGCGGGAGGATTGCCGAACTCGCCATCGACTCCGTGGCCTATCATTTCGGTGACAGGGTAGTCCGCCATCACGAGGTGGAGCTCGAAGCGAAGAGGGAGAACGCCCTCACACCTCTGGAGACCGTCATGGAAGAGCTGACCCGGAGATACTCGGGGAAACTCCAGAGATGGGATTACGGCAAGCTGGCAACGGGCAAGGCCATCGGAGCCCTTTTGGACAGGAGGGAACTCGAAGGATTGCTCGACGCCCGGGGCCACCTGAAGCCCCCTGCTTATGACAGGATAGCGGCCCTCCTCCAGGATCGGTTTGACTCTTTCCATTTTTCTGCTTAG
- the porA gene encoding pyruvate ferredoxin oxidoreductase, translated as MKKVITGNEAVAYGVALSRVQMIAAYPITPQTTIVEELSQMCADGRLKARFIKVESEHSAMASVLASCTAGARSFTATSSHGLALMHEMLHWAAGARLPVVMVNVNRAMGPPWNIWNDQTDSLSQRDTGWIQLYCENNQEVVDTIPQAYRIAETVRLPVMVVLDAFVLSHTAEATEIPEAERIDEFLPPFHGRFTLTGRQHQSFNPIATPDYYMEFRHKMQEAMDQAKEVVRDADERYERLVGRGYGMIEKYNWDGADTVLVTSGAVTGTSRFVTDELCREGPPVGLLKMKMFRPFPVEQIREVLGGVPKVAVLDRGLSFGHSGFFAGEIRSALCREKERPEIFGFVTGLGGRDVTPGMIREMIRYTREKDRPEGDIIWVGLKR; from the coding sequence ATGAAGAAGGTCATCACGGGCAACGAGGCGGTGGCATACGGAGTGGCCCTTTCCCGGGTTCAAATGATCGCGGCCTATCCCATTACACCCCAGACGACGATAGTCGAGGAGCTCTCTCAGATGTGTGCGGATGGGAGGCTGAAAGCACGGTTCATCAAGGTGGAGTCCGAACATTCGGCCATGGCGAGCGTCTTGGCATCATGCACGGCCGGCGCCAGGTCCTTTACGGCCACATCCTCCCACGGATTGGCTCTGATGCACGAGATGCTCCATTGGGCGGCAGGGGCAAGGCTCCCCGTGGTCATGGTCAATGTGAACCGGGCGATGGGTCCACCGTGGAACATCTGGAACGATCAGACCGACAGCCTGTCCCAGCGGGATACGGGATGGATCCAGCTTTACTGTGAGAACAACCAGGAAGTTGTGGACACGATCCCTCAGGCCTACCGGATCGCAGAGACCGTGAGGCTTCCGGTCATGGTGGTCCTCGATGCCTTTGTCCTCTCCCACACCGCCGAGGCCACCGAGATTCCCGAGGCTGAACGTATCGATGAGTTTCTTCCCCCCTTTCACGGCCGATTCACGTTGACCGGTCGCCAGCATCAGTCCTTCAATCCCATCGCCACCCCGGACTACTACATGGAGTTTCGCCACAAGATGCAGGAGGCCATGGATCAGGCCAAGGAAGTGGTGAGGGACGCCGATGAGCGGTACGAACGGTTGGTGGGTAGAGGTTACGGAATGATAGAGAAGTATAACTGGGACGGAGCCGATACGGTCCTGGTTACATCGGGAGCGGTGACCGGTACATCGCGCTTTGTCACCGATGAACTCTGCCGCGAGGGACCTCCTGTCGGTCTGCTCAAGATGAAGATGTTCAGGCCCTTTCCGGTCGAGCAGATTCGGGAGGTTTTGGGGGGCGTCCCCAAGGTCGCCGTCCTGGATCGAGGTCTCTCATTCGGTCACAGCGGTTTCTTTGCCGGTGAGATTCGTTCGGCCCTCTGTCGTGAAAAGGAGAGACCCGAGATCTTCGGTTTTGTTACAGGCCTTGGCGGGAGGGACGTGACTCCCGGCATGATACGGGAAATGATCCGCTATACACGGGAGAAAGACCGCCCGGAGGGTGATATCATCTGGGTGGGTTTGAAACGCTGA
- a CDS encoding NAD(P)H-hydrate dehydratase codes for MVESKGGVDLEEGARKTKILDVNARYFGLETSVLMENAGRGVADEITRRYGRGNSIGVFCGLGNNGGDGFVVARHLMNSNDVTLFLLGSPRQINTEEAKKNWRILENTDLKRIYIRDSVDLARYDFDRFDVIVDGMLGVGLTGEPREPYRSTLAKINRAKAKKVCIDIPTGYGSELSIRPDLTLSFEFPKSPGAEVLPLGIPSDIEKRIGPGDVKVLRGRRPDAHKGQGGRVMVIGGSSFFRGALEYAGRAAAKIVDLVYHCSPEPCAAVVERIPDFIGTCLEGEVLGERHLPEIVRRIQEYRCDSVLLGPGLGLGPDSGIREETRRMVVGLVRELREKRFVIDADGLNAILEDLDILHGNVVLTPHRGEFRRLSGKEPTPENAADFAETYGCILTLKGPVDIVSDGTRTKFNYTGNPGMATGGTGDVLSGAIAGFAAGNDPFEASLAAVFVTGLSGDLVLQEKGYCFTATDVVERLPEAIRWAEQF; via the coding sequence ATGGTGGAATCGAAGGGAGGTGTCGACCTGGAAGAAGGGGCGAGGAAAACCAAGATACTCGACGTGAATGCGAGGTATTTTGGGCTGGAGACGTCGGTTTTGATGGAGAATGCCGGCCGCGGAGTGGCGGACGAGATTACCAGGAGGTATGGAAGGGGGAATAGTATCGGTGTATTCTGCGGCCTCGGAAACAACGGCGGCGACGGATTCGTCGTCGCCAGACACCTGATGAACAGCAACGACGTCACTCTTTTCCTACTCGGGAGCCCCAGGCAGATCAATACCGAGGAAGCAAAGAAGAACTGGCGGATCCTGGAAAACACGGATCTCAAGAGAATCTATATCAGAGACTCCGTGGACCTAGCCAGATACGATTTTGACCGGTTCGACGTCATTGTGGACGGAATGCTGGGGGTGGGTTTGACCGGGGAGCCTAGGGAGCCCTATAGGAGTACCCTTGCCAAGATAAACCGGGCCAAGGCCAAGAAGGTCTGTATCGATATTCCCACCGGGTACGGTTCGGAGCTCTCCATAAGACCGGATTTGACCCTGAGTTTCGAATTCCCAAAATCTCCGGGAGCCGAGGTCTTGCCCTTGGGCATACCCTCGGACATCGAGAAGAGAATCGGCCCAGGAGACGTTAAGGTCCTCAGAGGACGGAGGCCCGATGCACACAAGGGCCAGGGAGGCAGGGTGATGGTCATCGGGGGGTCTTCTTTCTTTAGGGGCGCCCTCGAGTACGCGGGCAGGGCGGCGGCCAAGATCGTCGATCTCGTCTACCATTGCTCTCCAGAGCCGTGCGCGGCGGTGGTGGAGAGGATACCGGATTTTATCGGCACCTGTCTGGAGGGGGAGGTTTTGGGCGAGAGGCATCTGCCGGAGATCGTGAGACGGATCCAGGAGTACCGCTGCGATTCGGTCCTGCTCGGCCCCGGCCTGGGCTTGGGACCTGATTCAGGAATAAGAGAGGAAACCAGGAGGATGGTCGTAGGCCTTGTCCGAGAGCTGAGGGAAAAGAGGTTTGTCATCGACGCTGATGGGCTGAACGCCATTCTGGAAGATCTCGACATCCTGCACGGGAATGTGGTGCTGACCCCTCATCGGGGCGAATTCAGGAGGCTGTCGGGGAAAGAGCCCACTCCGGAGAATGCGGCCGATTTTGCCGAGACCTACGGGTGTATCCTGACCCTGAAAGGGCCGGTCGATATTGTTTCAGACGGGACAAGGACGAAGTTCAATTACACCGGGAATCCTGGAATGGCGACAGGCGGAACGGGTGATGTCCTGTCTGGAGCGATCGCCGGCTTTGCTGCCGGAAATGACCCCTTTGAGGCCTCCCTGGCCGCGGTGTTCGTTACGGGCCTGTCGGGTGATCTGGTCCTGCAGGAAAAGGGATACTGTTTCACCGCAACTGATGTGGTGGAGAGACTTCCCGAGGCGATAAGGTGGGCCGAACAATTCTGA